One Esox lucius isolate fEsoLuc1 chromosome 1, fEsoLuc1.pri, whole genome shotgun sequence genomic region harbors:
- the zgc:114130 gene encoding mRNA decay activator protein ZFP36L1 isoform X1 — MPSYALNQFLDLEEVMCKQLLSLDLRDPSMQSALPVRPVGYKNPQTPCSLSRSSSAFSTDSAESAAMFPGHWGQNVEASLPSRWNKMSFWAERSVSMVEPSTAPLGWSSADSRQAPSSPTGGPLSVPPTSSRYKTELCRTFAESGVCKYGGKCQFAHGFDELRDLNRHPKYKTEPCRTFHTIGFCPYGIRCHFVHNNEDDLGPARPCPQVPRTRRPPLLRQSFSFAGFPSPPPQPPEDSLPHPFLRVPSVSPHASADASDLLSHAFTEADSAFEPARDPQSQFLPSPDSGCSLCGMSPVPSPSQNPCASSAGRGLQQSPPCGPVLGARSLSYTSLSDHEGGCGSSTSSLSGSDSSGPDGSGRRLPIFSQLSVPDEGFGSEGASFFL; from the coding sequence CAGCTTCTGAGCCTGGACCTCAGAGACCCTTCCATGCAGTCAGCATTGCCAGTGAGACCTGTTGGCTACAAGAATCCCCAGACCCCATGTTCCCTCTCTAGATCTAGCTCTGCCTTCTCTACAGACTCCGCAGAGAGTGCAGCCATGTTCCCCGGCCACTGGGGGCAGAACGTGGAAGCCTCGCTCCCATCGAGATGGAACAAGATGTCGTTCTGGGCTGAGCGTTCTGTCAGCATGGTGGAGCCCAGCACGGCCCCCCTGGGGTGGTCCTCTGCAGATTCCAGGCaggccccctcctcccccactgGTGGCCCCCTCTCTGTGCCCCCCACCTCGTCACGCTACAAGACCGAACTGTGCCGCACCTTTGCCGAGAGTGGCGTCTGTAAGTATGGCGGGAAGTGCCAGTTTGCCCATGGCTTTGATGAGCTGCGCGACCTCAACAGGCACCCAAAGTACAAGACCGAGCCCTGTCGCACCTTTCACACCATTGGCTTCTGTCCCTACGGCATCCGCTGCCATTTTGTTCATAACAACGAGGACGACCTGGGCCCCGCCCGGCCCTGTCCCCAAGTCCCCCGTACCAGGCGGCCCCCACTGCTCAGGCAGAGCTTCAGCTTTGCAGgctttccctctccccctccacagcCCCCGGAGGACTCCCTGCCTCATCCGTTCCTCCGCGTGCCCTCCGTCTCCCCTCACGCCTCGGCGGACGCCTCCGACCTGCTCTCCCACGCCTTCACCGAGGCGGACTCTGCCTTTGAGCCGGCACGCGATCCCCAGTCTCAGTTTCTTCCCTCTCCGGACTCGGGCTGTTCCCTGTGCGGGATGTCCCCCGTGCCTTCGCCCTCCCAGAACCCCTGCGCCTCGTCGGCGGGACGCGGCCTGCAGCAGAGCCCTCCCTGTGGGCCGGTTCTCGGAGCCCGGAGCCTCTCCTACACCTCGCTGTCCGACCATGAGGGTGGGTGCGGCAGCTCCACCAGCAGCCTTAGCGGTTCTGACTCCTCTGGTCCAGACGGTTCCGGCCGGCGGCTTCCCATTTTTAGTCAGCTCTCCGTGCCTGACGAAGGCTTTGGCAGCGAAGGCGCTAGCTTCTTTCTTTAG
- the zgc:114130 gene encoding mRNA decay activator protein ZFP36 isoform X2, protein MPSYALNQFLDLEEVMCKLLSLDLRDPSMQSALPVRPVGYKNPQTPCSLSRSSSAFSTDSAESAAMFPGHWGQNVEASLPSRWNKMSFWAERSVSMVEPSTAPLGWSSADSRQAPSSPTGGPLSVPPTSSRYKTELCRTFAESGVCKYGGKCQFAHGFDELRDLNRHPKYKTEPCRTFHTIGFCPYGIRCHFVHNNEDDLGPARPCPQVPRTRRPPLLRQSFSFAGFPSPPPQPPEDSLPHPFLRVPSVSPHASADASDLLSHAFTEADSAFEPARDPQSQFLPSPDSGCSLCGMSPVPSPSQNPCASSAGRGLQQSPPCGPVLGARSLSYTSLSDHEGGCGSSTSSLSGSDSSGPDGSGRRLPIFSQLSVPDEGFGSEGASFFL, encoded by the coding sequence CTTCTGAGCCTGGACCTCAGAGACCCTTCCATGCAGTCAGCATTGCCAGTGAGACCTGTTGGCTACAAGAATCCCCAGACCCCATGTTCCCTCTCTAGATCTAGCTCTGCCTTCTCTACAGACTCCGCAGAGAGTGCAGCCATGTTCCCCGGCCACTGGGGGCAGAACGTGGAAGCCTCGCTCCCATCGAGATGGAACAAGATGTCGTTCTGGGCTGAGCGTTCTGTCAGCATGGTGGAGCCCAGCACGGCCCCCCTGGGGTGGTCCTCTGCAGATTCCAGGCaggccccctcctcccccactgGTGGCCCCCTCTCTGTGCCCCCCACCTCGTCACGCTACAAGACCGAACTGTGCCGCACCTTTGCCGAGAGTGGCGTCTGTAAGTATGGCGGGAAGTGCCAGTTTGCCCATGGCTTTGATGAGCTGCGCGACCTCAACAGGCACCCAAAGTACAAGACCGAGCCCTGTCGCACCTTTCACACCATTGGCTTCTGTCCCTACGGCATCCGCTGCCATTTTGTTCATAACAACGAGGACGACCTGGGCCCCGCCCGGCCCTGTCCCCAAGTCCCCCGTACCAGGCGGCCCCCACTGCTCAGGCAGAGCTTCAGCTTTGCAGgctttccctctccccctccacagcCCCCGGAGGACTCCCTGCCTCATCCGTTCCTCCGCGTGCCCTCCGTCTCCCCTCACGCCTCGGCGGACGCCTCCGACCTGCTCTCCCACGCCTTCACCGAGGCGGACTCTGCCTTTGAGCCGGCACGCGATCCCCAGTCTCAGTTTCTTCCCTCTCCGGACTCGGGCTGTTCCCTGTGCGGGATGTCCCCCGTGCCTTCGCCCTCCCAGAACCCCTGCGCCTCGTCGGCGGGACGCGGCCTGCAGCAGAGCCCTCCCTGTGGGCCGGTTCTCGGAGCCCGGAGCCTCTCCTACACCTCGCTGTCCGACCATGAGGGTGGGTGCGGCAGCTCCACCAGCAGCCTTAGCGGTTCTGACTCCTCTGGTCCAGACGGTTCCGGCCGGCGGCTTCCCATTTTTAGTCAGCTCTCCGTGCCTGACGAAGGCTTTGGCAGCGAAGGCGCTAGCTTCTTTCTTTAG